A stretch of the Ictidomys tridecemlineatus isolate mIctTri1 chromosome 5, mIctTri1.hap1, whole genome shotgun sequence genome encodes the following:
- the Lins1 gene encoding protein Lines homolog 1, translating into MLDIKMKTFCEVLEQLYKKVLTGTILEDDSHDYVFYLNPALSNQDCSAASSLEWLNTDAVPGQHQLPSIRVSTIPEAPVCVKRHSQMSDAREMMLLQLTVIKVMVTRILSVETEIHAKEKYRDIIKILLQSNEIDSKLICMFQNSDKLLSHMAAKCLALLLYFQLREKIMLSNSWIAFCQKNLSGYSESDEAIHCLWTLTAVMKEIFKDTCSEKAEILKQFLTPFDTTLEVFYDSLFTQHFKNCQKPSRIINSLVCFLELLELLIASRIYLKLHCRSQRILFLKPSCVLDVLTWPIQAFVKRKLIIFIKKCLLYKVGEDLCHGSVPAMISPDHHLDTDMLALANAVLQAVHLGLLKTLSVHRKPSCFGGDEVQPGCAYLCGPDHVILRAASLITMKSLEIKFQSDTSTNEMKVDLHRFMSELLTFLKPHLQPSLQLHNPCEWLSRVFIEQDDDMLEAAKASMGIYLKLTRECEATKRLTQEKEMWIRHTHENGYNPHCIFFFFLKNIGFDSIVLLDFLISSETCFLEYFVRYLKLLQKDWDNFFTICKFFDASESQYGINICGCVPSLVQDRSTNSILPHHLTAPNSHKKGHAWVPRASGDSSEPLNQVVISKETHTMGDHSLSSPQASHSLVDYEDSDDSEAESTDQCLVKSEQTSLHQEAIKKIQDPAGLSRDKKEFNHEPQSWPLIAKESTTSFIDCEAAPNNTVSEARIFYRIIKCFKELQDAICRLQKRNLFPYNPAALLKLLKCTEALCSKSVSPL; encoded by the exons ATGTTGGATATCAAAATGAAAACCTTCTGTGAAGTTTTAGAACAGTTATACAAAAAAGTACTTACTGGAACCATACTTGAAGATGACAGCCATGATTATGTCTTTTACCTCAACCCAGCACTTTCAAACCAAGATTGCTCTGCAGCCAGTTCCTTAGAATGGCTGAACACCGATGCTGTGCCGGGCCAGCATCAGCTGCCCTCCATCAGGGTGTCTACCATTCCTGAAGCACCTGTTTGTGTGAAGAGACACTCTCAGATGAGCGATGCCCGGGAGATGATGCTCCTTCAGTTAACTGTGATCAAAGTGATGGTAACCAGGATATTGTCTGTTGAAACTGAGATCCATGCAAAAGAGAAATACAGagatataattaaaattcttttgcAGTCAAATGAAATTGATTCTAAATTG ATCTGCATGTTCCAAAATTCAGACAAATTGTTGTCTCACATGGCCGCAAAGTGCCTTGCGTTGCTTCTGTATTTCCAGTTGAGAGAAAAG ATAATGTTAAGTAATTCCTGGATTGCTTTTTGCCAAAAAAATCTTTCTGGATATTCTGAGAGTGATGAAGCAATACATTGTCTCTGGACTCTTACAGCAGTaatgaaagaaatctttaaaGATACGTGTTCAGAAAAAGCAG AAATTTTAAAGCAGTTCCTGACTCCTTTTGATACTACTCTTGAAGTGTTCTATGATTCCTTATTCactcagcattttaaaaactgtCAGAAACCTTCTAGAATAATAAACAGCTTGGTATGTTTCCTGGAATTGCTCGAACTTCTCATAGCCTCCAGAATCTACCTGAAGTTACATTGCAGGAGccaaaggattttatttttgaaacctTCTTGTGTGCTAGATGTTCTTACCTGGCCTATTCAGGCTTTTGTCAAAAGAAAGTTGATCATTTTCATCAAAAAGTGCCTTCTCTATAAAGTGGGCGAAGACCTGTGTCATGGCTCTGTTCCTGCCATGATATCGCCAGATCATCACTTAGACACGGACATGTTGGCTTTAGCTAATGCTGTTTTGCAAGCTGTGCATCTCGGGTTGTTGAAGACATTGTCTGTTCATAGAAAACCTTCCTGCTTTGGAGGTGATGAAGTTCAGCCTGGATGTGCATATCTCTGTGGTCCAGATCATGTGATCCTTAGAGCAGCAAGTTTAATTACAATGAAATCCTTAGAAATCAAATTTCAAAGTGATACCTCAACAAATGAAATGAAAG TTGATTTACACAGGTTCATGTCTGAGTTACTGACCTTCTTAAAGCCTCACCTTCAGCCCTCACTGCAACTACATAATCCATGTGAATGGCTGTCCAGGGTATTCATAGAACAAGACGATGACATGCTGGAGGCTGCCAAGGCATCAATGGGCATCTACCTAAAGTTGACCAG AGAATGTGAGGCTACGAAAAGGTTGACCCAAGAAAAGGAAATGTGGATCCGTCACACCCATGAAAATGGTTATAATCctcactgtattttctttttcttcctaaaaaaTATAGGATTTGATTCTATAGTTCTTCTTGACTTTTTGATTTCATCAGAAACctgttttcttgaatattttgttaGGTATTTAAAATTACTGCAAAAAGACTGGGATAATTTTTTCACTATCTGTAAGTTCTTTGATGCATCTGAATCTCAATATGGCATAAATATTTGTGGTTGTGTCCCCTCACTAGTCCAAGACAGAAGCACCAACTCCATACTGCCTCATCATTTGACTGCTCCTAATAGTCACAAAAAGGGACACGCTTGGGTCCCCAGGGCTTCTGGTGATTCTTCTGAACCACTGAACCAGGTTGTGATATCCAAGGAAACCCATACCATGGGGGATCATAGTCTGTCTTCCCCCCAGGCGTCTCACAGTCTGGTAGATTATGAAGACTCTGATGATTCTGAAGCAGAATCCACAGACCAGTGTTTAGTAAAAAGTGAACAAACATCTTTACACCAAGAAGCAATTAAGAAAATTCAGGATCCAGCTGGGTTAAGCAGGGATAAAAAGGAATTTAACCATGAGCCTCAATCATGGCCTCTGATTGCAAAGGAATCTACTACTTCCTTCATTGATTGTGAAGCAGCCCCAAATAACACTGTCTCCGAAGCaagaatattttatagaataataaaatgtttcaaagagctacaagaTGCCATTTGCCGTTTGCAAAAGAGAAATCTCTTCCCATATAATCCAGCTGCACTTTTGAAGTTGCTAAAATGTACAGAGGCACTCTGTAGTAAAAGTGTGAGCCCTTTGTGA